AAAACCATCAAGCCTCTTGGCCCAATCTTCCATTGTCATTGGAATTTTTCTTAAAGCCCTTTCCTCGGCTAATTCAAGGTAGGCGTTGACGATACGCCCCAAAGATTCTAGCTCATCTTTTTTTAGGTAATTCTTGGCAACACTCACATCCGTTTTGAGTATCTTTCCTTCAGGAGCCTTTTCCCAGCTTGTCAGCCCCATTTTTTCTTCTGAACTGTCAGCTCGACTGACTATCAATTCGGCAGCTGTATAACCATGAATAGCAAAGTGAAGCTTATTTTGCACTTTGGCAAAAAACACCTTGGTTGTGGGGGCATCGGGATTGTAATCCATGCTGGTAGCATAAATATCGGTAATTTTTTGATAAAACTTCCTTTCACTTAGGCGGATCTCTCGAATCTCAGCCAGCAAACGCTCAAAATAGTCCTCTCCCAAGAAGGACCCATTTTCCATACGCTTTTTGTCCAGCACATAACCTTTTACGGCAAACTCTTTGAGAACCCGAGTGGCCCACTGCCGAAACTGAGTTGCACGAATGGAATTAACCCGGTAGCCCACTGAGATAATGGCATCTAAATTATAAAAGTCGACCTCTCGGGATACCTCTCTTTTTCCCTCTTTTTGAACTATCCGGAATTTCCGGATAGTTGCATCAGAGGAGATTTCCTCCTGCTGATAGATGTTTTTTAGGTGCTCACTGATGGTTCGAACATCAATATCGAACAAAGAAGCCATCAGTTTTTGAGAAAGCCATATGCTTTCATCTTCGTAGCGTGCTTCGATACTCTGCTCCCCTGACTGCCCAGTGAAGATCAAAAACTCAGCAGTGCTATTTCGAATGAGTTTCTTTTTGCGTTTGTCAGCCATAGAGCATTTACAACCTTTGACTATGAACAGCTTCACTCAATACACGCGCGGCAGAAGCTTCCGCCTCATGGGCTTTTCCTTTGATAAGATCCCTTCGGGTTGAAATGTGTTTTGCCATGAGGACAATCAAAGGTCGAACCTGAAAGTAACTTGGGCCGACATTTTCCATCAGGTGAGAGAGGACTTCCTCAATGTCCTTATCTTTGGTGGTTTCCCAGATGGCGTAAATCAAAGCTCGGAGGGGAGTGCCGGCTAGCTCATTCTCTCCACTCATATATGAGCCCTTCAATTCATCAGCCATCTTAAGTCTGGCACTGTTGGCACGGGAGACTCCCATCAGGTCTTCGAACTTGCGTATTTTGAAGGCCTTGGCAAAGTTCTGGTAGTTGTCCAGTGTCTTTTCACCCTGGGCTTCCATATCCAGCATTTTCAGGTAGTAGCGTTCAACGGGAGAGAGCTTTTTCCAGTCATCGTTTTCAAAACCAGTGGGCACGAGGTATTCAACGGTATTTTGAATGGCAAAGTCGATCATTTCATCCACGAAGCTTTTAACACCTTTTTTGCGTGGGGCTTTGGATTCAATTTCCATGTCCTTGCCGTCTATGACAGAGTAGGTGGTTAGGGCTTTTAATGCTGCAGCATAACCAGCCATTTGTAGGTCGGCATCATTGTAGAGTCCTTCGTTGTTTTGTTCTCTTACGGTTTTATCGAGTCCTGTAAGGCTATCCATTTGGTTTTTGACTTCGTCTTTGATCTCCCAAGCTAGTTCATCACGGAAGGTGGACTTTTTTTCTATTCGTTTGCGGAGGACGAGGAGGATGGTGCCGGTGACATTGGCACCTTGCCTGAGGGCACTGTCGGTTTCGGTGACCACATACCATGCTGCGGTGACTTGGAGACCAGCAGCCCAGACGATGGTGGCGAGGTCTGCCCAGATGGAGCCGGACTTGTGGGTGAACATGAGGATTTGGATGCCGTTATCTGGCATGTGCTCGGCCATGGCTTTGTAGGCACGGATCATGCCTTGGCGGAAGTCTTCGTCTTCTCCTTTGATGGCTAAGGCTCGGCGGGAGTCCCAGGTCCAGTTGGCAAATTCGGGGGGTGGGTTTTTGCGGAGCCAGGCTATGAAGAATTCGGTGATTTCTTCGTATTTTACTGCGTCTCCGTAGGGGGGGTCGGTGATGTAGAGGTCGTTAGAGCAATCTATATCAGATGACATATGATTATATGTGCCAATTTCTCCACTAATATTCTGATATTTTGGGATTTGTGTTAACTGATCTAATATCCCATTTGATGCTCTGCAACCATAATTGTAAAGTGTATTTAGGGCCTGATTGTCGAATACATTGGCTGTATTCCCGCACCCCTTAGAAACACTATTATCCCATCTATTTAATCTTGATAGCCTATCTAAAATAAGTGGAATTTTTATCTTTGTGTATACATTATTAAAACTATTGACTATGGACAAAAGCAGTAATTGTCGTGGATTAAACAAATGATGCCAATGAGTCCAGCCACGCGTCCGAATAGGCTCATCAGTCTTATCTCCTGCTTCAATAACCATATCCGGAACCCAGCCTTTCTCTTGCCATTCTTCTAAGTGTTCCCTGACATACTCAATAACCTCCTGTTCCCGGACCTCATCTTCTTGATTTACTGAAGTGAATTTGTATTCAAAGCCTCTTCCCGACTCTTTATTTTTTACCCACTGGATACAATAAAGCCTCTCTTGAAAGATATCTTCGGGGTTGGGAGTAAAGTCTAATTTGCACCACTGTCTTAATTGATTACTATTTTGTCTCCCAATAGAATTATCTCCACGTATGGCACTGATTTTTATTCTATAATGTGATGACTCATCAGGAGAATGGACCAAATAACCATTCTGTACTGTGCCTATTTGAGAAGATTCTAATTCATTATTGCTTGATGCATATTCAATTTTTACCAGATATCGTTTTTGCTTTTGGTCAGGGATTAACTTTGCAATAACTTTATACCCCTTGCTAATTATTAATGTAGGCAGTAAGGGGACAATCCATCCTGATTCTGGGCATTTTACTTCTAAGCAATAAAGGTACGTTTTTCCTTTCCACCCATCAATTCCTTTCTCAACACCTAGATTATTTATAAAACCCTTGATTTTTGATAAATAATTCATTAAAAGTTTCGAGATTTTATCTCTTTCCGATTCATCTGCACCAACAATATTAAACGCCCCCCAAGTCAACATACAGGCAATGGGATTCAGGTCAGAAGCATATACATCACAGCCCAATCTTGCAGCTTCGAAAGGAATCTGGCCAGAACCACAAAAAGTATCACCGACCTTAGGTCGTCTTCCATAACGAGCGATACCCAGTTGCTCGATGAGTAGAGGGAAACTTGAAACCTCGATCCCAAGGTGTTCGTTCACTCTCTCCCAAATATGGTCATGTACGACCTCCATTATTTCTTCTGGTCGTTTAGCATTTGAGACATGCTCCCGATAAGCACGCTCAGGCAAAACTTCTGCAGCCATAGAAAGTTGCTGCCAATATGATATATCTTTTCTCCATTTTAATAAACAGTTTTTTGTTTTTTCCTTACCATTTTTGTCAGTGTATCTGTAAGGGTACTCACGAATATCAAAGGGAGTTTTATCTGGCAGGGCAACAGCTTCACTAGGTTCAAAATAATCCTTTGTGACTGCTCCAACATAACGCTCTGCCACATAACTTGCAGAAGTGAGCCCCAGTCTCACCGCCATACTTCGGCCATCGAAGGCCATGAGCATGTCAAATATCTCAAGGTCTTTTACAGGATCGTCCGTACAAGGCAAGAGGCTTCCCAGTACACAAGCCTTATTTAGAATAAGAGGTTTGCGTCCTTTCCAGTAACTGCCTAAAGCCGTCAAGGTTTTTCCAGCACCCGCCATTTGCTCCTTAAAACTCTCAACCGAAAGCTTCTGCACCGGAAACAGCTTTTCAATCAGTGCCGGTTTATCTTTCCAGCTAAATGGTTCCAAGCTCATTCTTCTATCCCTACTTCCAAAATATGCCTCTCCTCCAACGCCCTCCTCAACTCATCTTCACTGGGCAAAACCCGCAAATACTTCGAAGCAAACAACTGCTGGCTATCGTTCAATACCGAATATTTCACCACCGTCTCATCCTTATCCGAACAAAGGATCAAGCCCAAAGTCGGGTTATCGTCTTCTCCCCGCTTTAAATCGTCAAACATCCTCACATACATGTCCATCTGGCCGATATCCTGGTGGCTCAACGAACCCGTTTTCAAGTCGATCAAAACAAAGCATTTCAGCAAATAGTTATAAAAAACCAAATCCACATAGAAATGCTTGGTCTCAGAACTGATCCTGAATTGCTGGCCCACAAACGAAAACCCCTTGCCAAGCTCAAGCAAAAAGTTTTTTAGCTTGCCAAGAATGGCTGACTCCAATTCACTTTCCAGTTCACCACCAGTTTCTTGTAAACCAAGAAACTCAAGAACATAAGGGTCTTTGATAAAGTTTTCGGGCCGAGATTTTGATGGAGCCACTTCCAAACCTTCATTTTCTGATTTTGGTGCCTTGAGCAGTCGCTCATAGCTCATGCTTTTGATCTCCCTTTCAAGCTGTCGTGAAGACCAGTTTTGCTCAGAGGCGTCTTTGAGATAATACTTGCGTGCGGTGTCGCTTTTGACCCTCATGATCAATCTGAGATGGGTCCAACTCAATTGGCTACGCAGTGCGTAGCTTTTCTCCACATCAGGAAAGGCTTGATAAAACTGACGGAAATTCTTGAGGTTGGCCACGGAAAACCCCTTTCCGAACTCTTCTCCCAATTCACGAGACAGCGCTTCGATCAGCCCTTTACCATAGACAGCTCTTTCCTTGCCACCCTGTTCTTCTTCCACGATTCTTTTGCCCACATCCCAATAGGCCTGCACCATAATGCTATTGACGCTGACATAGCTCTGCTGTCTGGCTTTTCTGAGAATTAATCGGACATCCTCAAAAAATGTTTTATGTTTGATCTGGTTCATGTCTCTCCCAAATCCATAAAACTAAAAAGACTCACCTCCGGCTCAACATCCTTTTTTTTACGCTTAACTTTTGCTTTGGGAGCCAGTCGTATACCTTCACCATCAGACAATGCAAAATACAAAGCCTTCTTCCAGCCCCGTTGCCCGTCCTTTTCCTTGCCTGCCTCAGCAACAGTCTTAGAGAATAACCTCCAAAGCTCCTCCGGTCTAAGAGATGTCCACTTCTGGGAGATCATAGCACATTCCCTTGAAGAAGCGTGTTCCGCTGCCCAAGCCAAGACGGTTTTTCCAGCACCAGCCATCTGTTCCTTAAAACTCTCCACCGACAGTTTCTGCACCGGAAACAGTTTCTCAATCAGCGCCGGTTTATCTTTCCAGCTATACGGTTTCAAATTCATTTTAGACTCTTTGTTTTCAAATTATGCCTCTTTAAAAACTCCCGCCCTTTTTCAGTTAAACGGTATTTTTGTAAACGGCTGTTGGGTTTGCTGGGAATAGTGTATTCAATAAAACCGTTTTCTAAAGTTGGATGCAAATAATTATCGCGAAAATTAGCTCGGTGACTC
The sequence above is a segment of the Desulfobulbaceae bacterium genome. Coding sequences within it:
- a CDS encoding DUF3780 domain-containing protein is translated as MNLKPYSWKDKPALIEKLFPVQKLSVESFKEQMAGAGKTVLAWAAEHASSRECAMISQKWTSLRPEELWRLFSKTVAEAGKEKDGQRGWKKALYFALSDGEGIRLAPKAKVKRKKKDVEPEVSLFSFMDLGET
- a CDS encoding DUF1016 family protein; translation: MNQIKHKTFFEDVRLILRKARQQSYVSVNSIMVQAYWDVGKRIVEEEQGGKERAVYGKGLIEALSRELGEEFGKGFSVANLKNFRQFYQAFPDVEKSYALRSQLSWTHLRLIMRVKSDTARKYYLKDASEQNWSSRQLEREIKSMSYERLLKAPKSENEGLEVAPSKSRPENFIKDPYVLEFLGLQETGGELESELESAILGKLKNFLLELGKGFSFVGQQFRISSETKHFYVDLVFYNYLLKCFVLIDLKTGSLSHQDIGQMDMYVRMFDDLKRGEDDNPTLGLILCSDKDETVVKYSVLNDSQQLFASKYLRVLPSEDELRRALEERHILEVGIEE
- a CDS encoding DUF1156 domain-containing protein, whose product is MSLEPFSWKDKPALIEKLFPVQKLSVESFKEQMAGAGKTLTALGSYWKGRKPLILNKACVLGSLLPCTDDPVKDLEIFDMLMAFDGRSMAVRLGLTSASYVAERYVGAVTKDYFEPSEAVALPDKTPFDIREYPYRYTDKNGKEKTKNCLLKWRKDISYWQQLSMAAEVLPERAYREHVSNAKRPEEIMEVVHDHIWERVNEHLGIEVSSFPLLIEQLGIARYGRRPKVGDTFCGSGQIPFEAARLGCDVYASDLNPIACMLTWGAFNIVGADESERDKISKLLMNYLSKIKGFINNLGVEKGIDGWKGKTYLYCLEVKCPESGWIVPLLPTLIISKGYKVIAKLIPDQKQKRYLVKIEYASSNNELESSQIGTVQNGYLVHSPDESSHYRIKISAIRGDNSIGRQNSNQLRQWCKLDFTPNPEDIFQERLYCIQWVKNKESGRGFEYKFTSVNQEDEVREQEVIEYVREHLEEWQEKGWVPDMVIEAGDKTDEPIRTRGWTHWHHLFNPRQLLLLSIVNSFNNVYTKIKIPLILDRLSRLNRWDNSVSKGCGNTANVFDNQALNTLYNYGCRASNGILDQLTQIPKYQNISGEIGTYNHMSSDIDCSNDLYITDPPYGDAVKYEEITEFFIAWLRKNPPPEFANWTWDSRRALAIKGEDEDFRQGMIRAYKAMAEHMPDNGIQILMFTHKSGSIWADLATIVWAAGLQVTAAWYVVTETDSALRQGANVTGTILLVLRKRIEKKSTFRDELAWEIKDEVKNQMDSLTGLDKTVREQNNEGLYNDADLQMAGYAAALKALTTYSVIDGKDMEIESKAPRKKGVKSFVDEMIDFAIQNTVEYLVPTGFENDDWKKLSPVERYYLKMLDMEAQGEKTLDNYQNFAKAFKIRKFEDLMGVSRANSARLKMADELKGSYMSGENELAGTPLRALIYAIWETTKDKDIEEVLSHLMENVGPSYFQVRPLIVLMAKHISTRRDLIKGKAHEAEASAARVLSEAVHSQRL
- a CDS encoding virulence RhuM family protein, whose amino-acid sequence is MADKRKKKLIRNSTAEFLIFTGQSGEQSIEARYEDESIWLSQKLMASLFDIDVRTISEHLKNIYQQEEISSDATIRKFRIVQKEGKREVSREVDFYNLDAIISVGYRVNSIRATQFRQWATRVLKEFAVKGYVLDKKRMENGSFLGEDYFERLLAEIREIRLSERKFYQKITDIYATSMDYNPDAPTTKVFFAKVQNKLHFAIHGYTAAELIVSRADSSEEKMGLTSWEKAPEGKILKTDVSVAKNYLKKDELESLGRIVNAYLELAEERALRKIPMTMEDWAKRLDGFLEFTERDILTGSGKVSAEKAKEHAESEFEKYRIIQDSLFESDFDRMIQKIESKEQLDEIPPGHDESEEQ